A part of Perca fluviatilis chromosome 15, GENO_Pfluv_1.0, whole genome shotgun sequence genomic DNA contains:
- the LOC120574432 gene encoding E3 ubiquitin-protein ligase RGLG1-like: MDYKMHAKSNDLLDFQKLDALLEKIAHSVSVKRESSEECNGISGALSVESVPGPRLNWCPANTTTPAPAAPAPAPGPEPAPNPVRMGDGLDAAQMSGSSSSQGQAQQMGNPPPPEYINPNRPKRQTNQLQYLLKVVVKAPGTLF, encoded by the exons ATGGATTACAAGATGCATGCCAAGTCAAACGATTTGCTGGATTTTCAAAAACTGGATGCCCTCCTGGAAAAAATTGCACATTCAGTCTCTGTGAAAAG agAGTCCAGCGAGGAGTGCAATGGGATCAGCGGTGCTCTGTCAGTGGAGTCTGTGCCGGGGCCAAGACTGAACTGGTGTCCTGCCAACACCACTACCCCTGCCCCTGCAGCTCCAGCTCCTGCTCCGGGGCCCGAGCCTGCGCCCAACCCTGTTAGAATGGGGGACGGCCTGGATGCAGCGCAGATGtcgggcagcagcagcagccaggggCAGGCCCAGCAAATgggcaaccccccacccccagagTACATCAATCCCAACAGGCCAAAGCGCCAGACCAATCAGCTGCAGTACCTGCTTAAGGTGGTGGTGAAGGCCCCGGGAA CATTGTTTTAG